From Eptesicus fuscus isolate TK198812 chromosome 13, DD_ASM_mEF_20220401, whole genome shotgun sequence, the proteins below share one genomic window:
- the QSER1 gene encoding glutamine and serine-rich protein 1 isoform X2: MNFLSSVESQTAQAVSSGTTLLPQFRAPSWQTGMHSSAATELFVTGPLPTTGTLSPSALSAYQHPTTFNNRNFATTSPLVLQDSSFNTTSNGILNPHDPLLQIKTSQGTVPTALAFERLGSSVLCNSVPPQSSTYRSAQESAPHLLQPQFSLLPSTLGGTQQMPQAYSSTLFTNSTASIERALRECSVIKHHQRPSGTQSIQAQLTGSQHSLHSYLSNANVVNFQETSRQSSLSCSPVGESTQVSNGGLQQKTSQVSVELAQSYSSVIPSSGYPPSTILVKSCSAKQPLTSTKNPKPQSIIPPVQTLSYSKPLHNQSSVISGQAQIYSTAQLPSLLSVSQSQNYGLVQPHNVPSIVHSQVYRSSKVEKLPSLYKTMTFSGSSQTVTSENQTLNYSSNQQEVLSSVTNENYPAQTRDLSSVSQSQSYSSGHSQGLSPASQTQVNYSSQSQGLSVVSPSENYASGQSLTLTAPSLSYSSASRAQSLPESSTTQNFISMHSSQNAQAQGSSSPQSQKFLPAIQSSSFTSSTHCQTLQNSIPSPDPKSYAERKLDSNVYTSSKQKEDFPMQELQVLQPQVSLESSTQRLSDGEINVQESTYKVSKADDRYSQSVIRSNSHLEDHIVGIALQSSKKEESMVGSVAQLNQQIGQVSSAAALDIKKATDLMQTPQITLNTKDLNQQVSQQHSLIHKVHDVKVQEQHDQIINASSQIQIPNHTLGQGHQASLPNTQILLDSTCDLQILQQSMLQAGLGQVKASLHHVPSPQQIVHPFLQMDSHIIQSNGDHSQQQLHTQNSEVMKMDLSESSKPLQQHLTTKGHFSETNQHDSKNHFVSLGSICFPEAILLNDERNILSNVDDILAATAAACGVTPSDFSKSTSNETIPTVEDGDSKSHFQQSLNVGHVSSDFNSITATVGKPQNINDISLNGSQVTVNLSPVPTLQSKMTLDQQHIETPGQNKASKLTSPVTGPSHEVQEQRSGPFKKQPATNHDFEDDCEVPVDSSLNNNRNQEFVSSSRSISGESATSESEFTVGGDDSGVSVNLTRSALALLAMAQPGEAVSVKIEEENQDLMHFNLQKKKTKGKGQTKEEENSNLKQLKRPIQGKRQNSRGTDIYLPYTPPPSEGCHDVYQHQEKMRQKIKEVEEKQPEVKTGFIASFLDFLKSGPKQQFSTLAVRMPNRTRRPGTQMVRTLCPPPFPKTSSTIPTPLVSETGGNSPSEKADNELKNLEHLSSFSSDEDDSGACSNDIYKNTSTTLTTLDATSDNKKETVSEALQVVTTSLTANTTGTATTSSTSVGTIKQEPLYSTSSAVNILENKGSTELSKPIEFDGLPSNQFAKGQDTIAIEGFTDDENTESGGEGQYRERDEFVVKIEDIETFKEALKTGKEPPAIWKVQKALLQKFVPEIRVGQREFAATNSYLGYFGDAKSKYKRIYVKFIENTNKKEYVRVCSKKPRSKPSQTSRTVQAKPSSSSKTSDPPTPKTTTTKASSMKPKGKQLKVKAEPPPKKRKKWKEEFSSSQSDSSPEVHSSSNDEEFDPPAPFVTRFLNTRAMKETFKSYMELLVSIALDPDTMQALEKSNDELLLPHMKKIDSMLNDNRKRLLLNLHLDQSFKNALERFPELTIITRDSKAKSGGSAVSKIKMNGKAYNKKTLRTSKATIKSAQEFAVDPEKIQLYSLYHSLHHYKYHVYLICKDEISSVQKKNEDLGQEEIVQLCMKNVKWVEDLFEKFGELLNHVQQKCS, translated from the exons ATGAACTTTCTCTCTTCTGTTGAATCTCAAACAGCTCAGGCTGTTTCTTCAGGAACTACTCTTTTACCACAATTCAGGGCTCCATCCTGGCAGACAG GTATGCATTCCTCAGCAGCAACTGAGCTGTTCGTTACTGGACCTTTGCCAACCACTGGAACACTTTCACCTTCTGCCCTCTCTGCTTATCAGCATCCCACCACCTTCAACAATAGAAACTTTGCTACCACCTCACCTTTGGTGCTTCAGGATTCAAGTTTTAACACTACATCAAATGGAATTCTAAATCCTCATGACCCTTTGCTACAAATCAAAACTTCCCAGGGAACTGTTCCAACTGCTTTGGCATTTGAGCGCCTGGGCAGTTCTGTGTTATGTAATAGTGTACCACCTCAGTCCTCAACATATCGCTCAGCTCAAGAATCTGCACCCCATCTTTTACAACCTCAGTTCAGTTTGTTGCCTTCAACACTTGGGGGAACCCAGCAAATGCCTCAAGCCTACAGTTCAACTCTTTTTACTAATTCTACTGCTTCCATTGAAAGAGCTCTTCGAGAATGTAGTGTTATTAAACACCATCAGCGGCCTTCAGGTACCCAGTCTATTCAGGCACAACTGACTGGTTCACAGCATTCCTTACATAGTTATCTATCAAATGCAAATGTAGTTAATTTTCAGGAAACAAGCAGGCAGTCATCTTTATCCTGTAGCCCAGTTGGAGAGTCCACTCAGGTGAGCAATGGAGGACTGCAGCAGAAGACCTCCCAGGTATCAGTGGAACTTGCTCAATCTTATTCATCTGTAATTCCATCATCAGGGTATCCTCCTTCCACTATACTAGTAAAAAGCTGTTCTGCAAAGCAACCACTCACATCAACTAAGAACCCCAAACCTCAAAGTATAATTCCTCCTGTGCAAACACTAAGCTATTCCAAACCTTTACATAACCAGAGTTCTGTAATATCAGGCCAAGCACAAATTTATTCTACAGCACAACTACCAAGCCTTTTATCAGTTAGTCAGTCCCAAAATTATGGTTTAGTACAACCACATAATGTGCCATCTATTGTCCATTCACAGGTTTATAGATCCAGCAAAGTTGAAAAGTTGCCATCCTTATATAAAACAATGACTTTTTCTGGTTCATCTCAGACTGTAACTTCTGAAAATCAGACACTTAATTATTCTTCTAATCAGCAAGAGGTATTATCCTCAGTTACAAATGAGAATTACCCTGCTCAAACAAGAGATCTATCTTCAGTTAGCCAGTCTCAAAGTTACTCATCTGGTCATTCTCAGGGTTTATCACCAGCTAGCCAGACACAGGTTAATTATTCATCTCAATCACAAGGTTTGTCCGTTGTTAGTCCTTCAGAAAACTATGCGTCGGGGCAGTCCCTAACATTAACAGctccttctctttcttattcttccGCCTCTCGGGCTCAGAGTTTGCCAGAATCTAGCACAACccagaattttatttctatgcACTCTTCCCAAAATGCTCAAGCTCAAGGGTCATCATCTCCCCAGTCCCAAAAGTTTTTGCCTGCCATCCAGTCATCATCTTTTACGTCCTCTACTCATTGTCAGACATTACAGAATAGCATACCTTCCCCTGATCCAAAGTCTTATGCTGAAAGGAAACTTGACTCAAATGTGTATACATCTTCAAAGCAAAAAGAAGATTTTCCAATGCAAGAATTACAGGTATTACAGCCACAAGTATCTCTTGAGTCATCAACCCAAAGGCTATCTGATGGGGAAATTAATGTTCAAGAATCAACTTATAAGGTGTCAAAGGCAGATGACAGATACTCTCAGAGCGTAATCAGAAGTAATTCCCATCTTGAAGATCACATTGTTGGGATTGCTCTACAAagttcaaaaaaagaagaaagtatggTTGGTTCAGTGGCACAACTTAACCAACAAATTGGCCAAGTCAGTAGTGCAGCAGCCCTTGATATTAAGAAGGCAACTGATTTAATGCAAACTCCACAAATAACATTGAATACTAAAGACCTAAACCAGCAGGTCTCTCAGCAGCATTCTCTTATACATAAGGTACATGATGTCAAAGTCCAGGAGCAGCATGATCAAATAATTAATGCATCATCTCAGATTCAAATTCCAAATCATACTTTAGGGCAGGGCCATCAGGCATCTCTTCCTAATACACAGATCCTTTTAGATTCTACCTGTGATTTACAAATTCTTCAGCAGTCAATGCTGCAGGCAGGTTTAGGACAGGTAAAGGCGTCTTTACATCATGTTCCAAGTCCTCAACAAATAGTGCATCCTTTTCTTCAAATGGATAGTCATATTATTCAGAGCAATGGTGATCATTCTCAGCAGCAGCTCCATACTCAAAATTCTGAAGTTATGAAAATGGACCTCTCTGAGTCTTCAAAACCTTTACAACAGCATCTAACAACAAAGGGCCATTTTAGTGAAACAAATCAACATGATTCAAAGAATCATTTTGTTTCCCTTGGATCAATATGTTTCCCAGAGGCAATTCttctcaatgatgaaagaaatattttatcaaatgtgGATGATATTTTAGCAGCTACAGCAGCAGCTTGTGGGGTTACACCTTCTGATTTTTCCAAGTCAACTTCAAATGAAACCATTCCAACTGTTGAAGATGGTGATTCTAAATCTCATTTTCAGCAGTCATTAAATGTCGGGCATGTAAGTTCAGATTTTAACTCTATAACAGCTACAGTaggaaagccacagaatataaatGATATTTCCTTAAATGGAAGTCAAGTTACAGTAAACCTTTCACCAGTACCTACCCTTCAGTCAAAAATGACTCTTGATCAACAGCACATTGAAACACCAGGTCAAAATAAAGCATCTAAACTAACTTCACCAGTGACTGGACCGAGTCATGAAGTCCAGGAGCAAAGGTCTGGCCCATTCAAGAAACAGCCTGCTACCAATCATGACTTTGAAGATGATTGTGAAGTTCCTGTTGATAGTTCATTAAATAATAACAGAAACCAAGAGTTCGTTTCCAGTAGTAGAAGTATAAGTGGAGAGAGTGCTACATCGGAGAGTGAATTCACTGTAGGGGGTGATGACAGTGGTGTGTCAGTGAATCTGACAAGGAGTGCACTTGCACTGTTGGCCATGGCCCAACCTGGGGAGGCTGTCAGTGTCAAGATTGAAGAAGAAAACCAAGATTTAATGCATTTTAACcttcagaagaaaaaaactaaagggaAAGGGCAAACTAAAGAGGAAGAGAACAGTAATCTGAAACAGCTGAAAAGACCTATCCAAGGCAAACGCCAAAATTCAAGGGGAACAGATATATATTTGCCATATACTCCTCCTCCCTCAGAAGGCTGCCATGATGTTTATCAGCATCAAGAAAAAATGAGACAGAAGATCAAAGAAGTAGAGGAAAAACAGCCAGAAGTCAAAACAGGATTTATTGCCTCTTTCTTAGATTTTTTGAAATCTGGGCCCAAGCAGCAGTTTTCCACTCTTGCTGTACGAATGCCTAACAGGACTAGACGACCAGGGACCCAGATGGTCCGTACACTTTGTCCCCCACCATTTCCAAAGACTTCATCTACAATACCCACACCTTTAGTGTCTGAAACGGGGGGTAACAGTCCATCAGAAAAAGCTGATAATGAACTTAAAAACTTAGAACATTTATCTTCATTCTCATCTGATGAAGATGATTCTGGAGCATGCAGTaatgatatttataaaaacacCTCTACTACCTTAACTACTTTGGATGCTACTTCtgataataaaaaggaaacag TTTCAGAAGCCCTACAGGTGGTAACTACTAGCCTAACTGCCAATACTACTGGTACTGCTACTACTTCATCCACCTCTGTGGGTACAATTAAGCAAGAACCTCTCTACTCTACTTCATCTGCAGTAAATATCCTGGAAAATAAAGGCTCTACAGAACTCTCAAAGCCAATCGAATTTGATGGTCTTCCTTCAAACCAATTTGCAAAAGGACAAGATACTATTGCCATAGAAGGTTTTACAGATGATGAGAACACAGAAAGTGGAGGAGAAGGCCAATACAGAGAGCGTGATGAGTTTGTGGTAAAGATAGAAGACATAGAGACTTTTAAG GAGgctttaaaaacaggaaaagaacCGCCAGCTATTTGGAAAGTACAAAAAGCTTTATTACAGAAGTTTGTTCCTGAAATTCGAGTTGGGCAAAGAGAATTTGCTGCTACAAATAGT tacCTTGGATATTTTGGAGACGCAAAGAGTAAATACAAAAGGATATATGTGAAGTTCattgaaaacacaaacaaaaaggaaTATGTCAGAGTGTGTTCCAAAAAGCCAAGAAGTAAGCCTTCACAAACTagcag AACTGTTCAGGCGAAGCCTAGTAGTAGCAGTAAAACTTCTGATCCTCCAACACCCAAAACTACGACTACAAAAGCCTCTTCCATGAAACCCAAAGGTAAACAGCTAAAAGTAAAGGCCGAGCCACCACCAAAGAAACggaagaaatggaaagaagaatTTTCATCATCCCAGTCTGACTCATCTCCTGAGGTCCATTCTAGTAGTAATGATGAGG AATTTGATCCTCCAGCTCCCTTTGTCACTCGTTTTTTGAACACAAGAGCAATGAAGGAAACCTTTAAGAGTTACATGGAATTGCTTGTTAGCATTGCTTTGGACCCTGACACAATGCAAGCCTTAGAGAAGAGCAATG
- the QSER1 gene encoding glutamine and serine-rich protein 1 isoform X1 has product MNFLSSVESQTAQAVSSGTTLLPQFRAPSWQTGMHSSAATELFVTGPLPTTGTLSPSALSAYQHPTTFNNRNFATTSPLVLQDSSFNTTSNGILNPHDPLLQIKTSQGTVPTALAFERLGSSVLCNSVPPQSSTYRSAQESAPHLLQPQFSLLPSTLGGTQQMPQAYSSTLFTNSTASIERALRECSVIKHHQRPSGTQSIQAQLTGSQHSLHSYLSNANVVNFQETSRQSSLSCSPVGESTQVSNGGLQQKTSQVSVELAQSYSSVIPSSGYPPSTILVKSCSAKQPLTSTKNPKPQSIIPPVQTLSYSKPLHNQSSVISGQAQIYSTAQLPSLLSVSQSQNYGLVQPHNVPSIVHSQVYRSSKVEKLPSLYKTMTFSGSSQTVTSENQTLNYSSNQQEVLSSVTNENYPAQTRDLSSVSQSQSYSSGHSQGLSPASQTQVNYSSQSQGLSVVSPSENYASGQSLTLTAPSLSYSSASRAQSLPESSTTQNFISMHSSQNAQAQGSSSPQSQKFLPAIQSSSFTSSTHCQTLQNSIPSPDPKSYAERKLDSNVYTSSKQKEDFPMQELQVLQPQVSLESSTQRLSDGEINVQESTYKVSKADDRYSQSVIRSNSHLEDHIVGIALQSSKKEESMVGSVAQLNQQIGQVSSAAALDIKKATDLMQTPQITLNTKDLNQQVSQQHSLIHKVHDVKVQEQHDQIINASSQIQIPNHTLGQGHQASLPNTQILLDSTCDLQILQQSMLQAGLGQVKASLHHVPSPQQIVHPFLQMDSHIIQSNGDHSQQQLHTQNSEVMKMDLSESSKPLQQHLTTKGHFSETNQHDSKNHFVSLGSICFPEAILLNDERNILSNVDDILAATAAACGVTPSDFSKSTSNETIPTVEDGDSKSHFQQSLNVGHVSSDFNSITATVGKPQNINDISLNGSQVTVNLSPVPTLQSKMTLDQQHIETPGQNKASKLTSPVTGPSHEVQEQRSGPFKKQPATNHDFEDDCEVPVDSSLNNNRNQEFVSSSRSISGESATSESEFTVGGDDSGVSVNLTRSALALLAMAQPGEAVSVKIEEENQDLMHFNLQKKKTKGKGQTKEEENSNLKQLKRPIQGKRQNSRGTDIYLPYTPPPSEGCHDVYQHQEKMRQKIKEVEEKQPEVKTGFIASFLDFLKSGPKQQFSTLAVRMPNRTRRPGTQMVRTLCPPPFPKTSSTIPTPLVSETGGNSPSEKADNELKNLEHLSSFSSDEDDSGACSNDIYKNTSTTLTTLDATSDNKKETVNILENKGSTELSKPIEFDGLPSNQFAKGQDTIAIEGFTDDENTESGGEGQYRERDEFVVKIEDIETFKEALKTGKEPPAIWKVQKALLQKFVPEIRVGQREFAATNSYLGYFGDAKSKYKRIYVKFIENTNKKEYVRVCSKKPRSKPSQTSRTVQAKPSSSSKTSDPPTPKTTTTKASSMKPKGKQLKVKAEPPPKKRKKWKEEFSSSQSDSSPEVHSSSNDEEFDPPAPFVTRFLNTRAMKETFKSYMELLVSIALDPDTMQALEKSNDELLLPHMKKIDSMLNDNRKRLLLNLHLDQSFKNALERFPELTIITRDSKAKSGGSAVSKIKMNGKAYNKKTLRTSKATIKSAQEFAVDPEKIQLYSLYHSLHHYKYHVYLICKDEISSVQKKNEDLGQEEIVQLCMKNVKWVEDLFEKFGELLNHVQQKCS; this is encoded by the exons ATGAACTTTCTCTCTTCTGTTGAATCTCAAACAGCTCAGGCTGTTTCTTCAGGAACTACTCTTTTACCACAATTCAGGGCTCCATCCTGGCAGACAG GTATGCATTCCTCAGCAGCAACTGAGCTGTTCGTTACTGGACCTTTGCCAACCACTGGAACACTTTCACCTTCTGCCCTCTCTGCTTATCAGCATCCCACCACCTTCAACAATAGAAACTTTGCTACCACCTCACCTTTGGTGCTTCAGGATTCAAGTTTTAACACTACATCAAATGGAATTCTAAATCCTCATGACCCTTTGCTACAAATCAAAACTTCCCAGGGAACTGTTCCAACTGCTTTGGCATTTGAGCGCCTGGGCAGTTCTGTGTTATGTAATAGTGTACCACCTCAGTCCTCAACATATCGCTCAGCTCAAGAATCTGCACCCCATCTTTTACAACCTCAGTTCAGTTTGTTGCCTTCAACACTTGGGGGAACCCAGCAAATGCCTCAAGCCTACAGTTCAACTCTTTTTACTAATTCTACTGCTTCCATTGAAAGAGCTCTTCGAGAATGTAGTGTTATTAAACACCATCAGCGGCCTTCAGGTACCCAGTCTATTCAGGCACAACTGACTGGTTCACAGCATTCCTTACATAGTTATCTATCAAATGCAAATGTAGTTAATTTTCAGGAAACAAGCAGGCAGTCATCTTTATCCTGTAGCCCAGTTGGAGAGTCCACTCAGGTGAGCAATGGAGGACTGCAGCAGAAGACCTCCCAGGTATCAGTGGAACTTGCTCAATCTTATTCATCTGTAATTCCATCATCAGGGTATCCTCCTTCCACTATACTAGTAAAAAGCTGTTCTGCAAAGCAACCACTCACATCAACTAAGAACCCCAAACCTCAAAGTATAATTCCTCCTGTGCAAACACTAAGCTATTCCAAACCTTTACATAACCAGAGTTCTGTAATATCAGGCCAAGCACAAATTTATTCTACAGCACAACTACCAAGCCTTTTATCAGTTAGTCAGTCCCAAAATTATGGTTTAGTACAACCACATAATGTGCCATCTATTGTCCATTCACAGGTTTATAGATCCAGCAAAGTTGAAAAGTTGCCATCCTTATATAAAACAATGACTTTTTCTGGTTCATCTCAGACTGTAACTTCTGAAAATCAGACACTTAATTATTCTTCTAATCAGCAAGAGGTATTATCCTCAGTTACAAATGAGAATTACCCTGCTCAAACAAGAGATCTATCTTCAGTTAGCCAGTCTCAAAGTTACTCATCTGGTCATTCTCAGGGTTTATCACCAGCTAGCCAGACACAGGTTAATTATTCATCTCAATCACAAGGTTTGTCCGTTGTTAGTCCTTCAGAAAACTATGCGTCGGGGCAGTCCCTAACATTAACAGctccttctctttcttattcttccGCCTCTCGGGCTCAGAGTTTGCCAGAATCTAGCACAACccagaattttatttctatgcACTCTTCCCAAAATGCTCAAGCTCAAGGGTCATCATCTCCCCAGTCCCAAAAGTTTTTGCCTGCCATCCAGTCATCATCTTTTACGTCCTCTACTCATTGTCAGACATTACAGAATAGCATACCTTCCCCTGATCCAAAGTCTTATGCTGAAAGGAAACTTGACTCAAATGTGTATACATCTTCAAAGCAAAAAGAAGATTTTCCAATGCAAGAATTACAGGTATTACAGCCACAAGTATCTCTTGAGTCATCAACCCAAAGGCTATCTGATGGGGAAATTAATGTTCAAGAATCAACTTATAAGGTGTCAAAGGCAGATGACAGATACTCTCAGAGCGTAATCAGAAGTAATTCCCATCTTGAAGATCACATTGTTGGGATTGCTCTACAAagttcaaaaaaagaagaaagtatggTTGGTTCAGTGGCACAACTTAACCAACAAATTGGCCAAGTCAGTAGTGCAGCAGCCCTTGATATTAAGAAGGCAACTGATTTAATGCAAACTCCACAAATAACATTGAATACTAAAGACCTAAACCAGCAGGTCTCTCAGCAGCATTCTCTTATACATAAGGTACATGATGTCAAAGTCCAGGAGCAGCATGATCAAATAATTAATGCATCATCTCAGATTCAAATTCCAAATCATACTTTAGGGCAGGGCCATCAGGCATCTCTTCCTAATACACAGATCCTTTTAGATTCTACCTGTGATTTACAAATTCTTCAGCAGTCAATGCTGCAGGCAGGTTTAGGACAGGTAAAGGCGTCTTTACATCATGTTCCAAGTCCTCAACAAATAGTGCATCCTTTTCTTCAAATGGATAGTCATATTATTCAGAGCAATGGTGATCATTCTCAGCAGCAGCTCCATACTCAAAATTCTGAAGTTATGAAAATGGACCTCTCTGAGTCTTCAAAACCTTTACAACAGCATCTAACAACAAAGGGCCATTTTAGTGAAACAAATCAACATGATTCAAAGAATCATTTTGTTTCCCTTGGATCAATATGTTTCCCAGAGGCAATTCttctcaatgatgaaagaaatattttatcaaatgtgGATGATATTTTAGCAGCTACAGCAGCAGCTTGTGGGGTTACACCTTCTGATTTTTCCAAGTCAACTTCAAATGAAACCATTCCAACTGTTGAAGATGGTGATTCTAAATCTCATTTTCAGCAGTCATTAAATGTCGGGCATGTAAGTTCAGATTTTAACTCTATAACAGCTACAGTaggaaagccacagaatataaatGATATTTCCTTAAATGGAAGTCAAGTTACAGTAAACCTTTCACCAGTACCTACCCTTCAGTCAAAAATGACTCTTGATCAACAGCACATTGAAACACCAGGTCAAAATAAAGCATCTAAACTAACTTCACCAGTGACTGGACCGAGTCATGAAGTCCAGGAGCAAAGGTCTGGCCCATTCAAGAAACAGCCTGCTACCAATCATGACTTTGAAGATGATTGTGAAGTTCCTGTTGATAGTTCATTAAATAATAACAGAAACCAAGAGTTCGTTTCCAGTAGTAGAAGTATAAGTGGAGAGAGTGCTACATCGGAGAGTGAATTCACTGTAGGGGGTGATGACAGTGGTGTGTCAGTGAATCTGACAAGGAGTGCACTTGCACTGTTGGCCATGGCCCAACCTGGGGAGGCTGTCAGTGTCAAGATTGAAGAAGAAAACCAAGATTTAATGCATTTTAACcttcagaagaaaaaaactaaagggaAAGGGCAAACTAAAGAGGAAGAGAACAGTAATCTGAAACAGCTGAAAAGACCTATCCAAGGCAAACGCCAAAATTCAAGGGGAACAGATATATATTTGCCATATACTCCTCCTCCCTCAGAAGGCTGCCATGATGTTTATCAGCATCAAGAAAAAATGAGACAGAAGATCAAAGAAGTAGAGGAAAAACAGCCAGAAGTCAAAACAGGATTTATTGCCTCTTTCTTAGATTTTTTGAAATCTGGGCCCAAGCAGCAGTTTTCCACTCTTGCTGTACGAATGCCTAACAGGACTAGACGACCAGGGACCCAGATGGTCCGTACACTTTGTCCCCCACCATTTCCAAAGACTTCATCTACAATACCCACACCTTTAGTGTCTGAAACGGGGGGTAACAGTCCATCAGAAAAAGCTGATAATGAACTTAAAAACTTAGAACATTTATCTTCATTCTCATCTGATGAAGATGATTCTGGAGCATGCAGTaatgatatttataaaaacacCTCTACTACCTTAACTACTTTGGATGCTACTTCtgataataaaaaggaaacag TAAATATCCTGGAAAATAAAGGCTCTACAGAACTCTCAAAGCCAATCGAATTTGATGGTCTTCCTTCAAACCAATTTGCAAAAGGACAAGATACTATTGCCATAGAAGGTTTTACAGATGATGAGAACACAGAAAGTGGAGGAGAAGGCCAATACAGAGAGCGTGATGAGTTTGTGGTAAAGATAGAAGACATAGAGACTTTTAAG GAGgctttaaaaacaggaaaagaacCGCCAGCTATTTGGAAAGTACAAAAAGCTTTATTACAGAAGTTTGTTCCTGAAATTCGAGTTGGGCAAAGAGAATTTGCTGCTACAAATAGT tacCTTGGATATTTTGGAGACGCAAAGAGTAAATACAAAAGGATATATGTGAAGTTCattgaaaacacaaacaaaaaggaaTATGTCAGAGTGTGTTCCAAAAAGCCAAGAAGTAAGCCTTCACAAACTagcag AACTGTTCAGGCGAAGCCTAGTAGTAGCAGTAAAACTTCTGATCCTCCAACACCCAAAACTACGACTACAAAAGCCTCTTCCATGAAACCCAAAGGTAAACAGCTAAAAGTAAAGGCCGAGCCACCACCAAAGAAACggaagaaatggaaagaagaatTTTCATCATCCCAGTCTGACTCATCTCCTGAGGTCCATTCTAGTAGTAATGATGAGG AATTTGATCCTCCAGCTCCCTTTGTCACTCGTTTTTTGAACACAAGAGCAATGAAGGAAACCTTTAAGAGTTACATGGAATTGCTTGTTAGCATTGCTTTGGACCCTGACACAATGCAAGCCTTAGAGAAGAGCAATG